A window from Montipora capricornis isolate CH-2021 chromosome 7, ASM3666992v2, whole genome shotgun sequence encodes these proteins:
- the LOC138056244 gene encoding uncharacterized protein codes for MENKQADRSPFEWRENTASERRRMRNQRKQRKRLRRRQGNDECKLKTNAIIDGLARRLRKESEQNRRLLFLARKYYLKWRTNKDLLIREKSRKPTSTSRFGTQTKLFSVGGSGVSSNVSEIEWDHLMSPKDKEGHEIEVQLGQGVFGQCIKKYYKGIPVAVKVFNHLSSSQDVRNEATTMSQCSHASIPHMFGVNFTQKPYFVVSYFYGLGNSPYTLYRALHSKSISLSTSSAGKIILQLCEALEHLQSKRLLHRDIKSDNILLTVVNNKYHPMLIDFGKAIRLSVAPSKQKSMTAHEQEEYRKKHRHIAPEIVLGQPPSFASDMFSLGIVMADVSGKVKMESYFLEGQRKCLQQDPKLRCTISYLLSQLKTNV; via the exons atggaaaacaaacaagcaGACAGAAGCCCGTTTGAATGGAGAGAGAATACCGCTAGCGAGCGTCGTCGTATGAGAAACCAAAGAAAGCAGAGGAAACGGCTTCGGAGGAGACAAGGAAATGATGAATGTAAGCTGAAGACGAACGCAATCATCGATGGTCTCGCTCGACGATTGCGGAAAGAATCGGAGCAAAACCGGCGACTGCTTTTCCTTGCACGGAAATACTATTTAAAgtggaggacaaacaaagatttATTAATTCGGGAGAAAAGCAGAAAGCCAACATCGACCTCTCGATTTGGGACGCAGACAAAG TTGTTTTCCGTGGGTGGCAGTGGAGTTTCTTCTAATGTTTCTGAAATTGAGTGGGATCATTTGATGTCTCCAAAAGATAAAGAGGGCCATGAAATAGAGGTTCAACTTGGACAAGGGGTTTTTGGTCAGTGTATAAAGAAGTATTACAAGGGCATTCCAGTGGCTGTTAAAGTTTTTAATCATCTCTCCTCTTCTCAGGATGTCAGAAATGAAGCCACCACCATGTCACAATGCTCCCATGCATCGATACCTCATATGTTTGGTGTAAATTTCACTCAAAAACCTTACTTTGTTGTGTCATATTTTTATGGTCTTGGAAATTCTCCTTATACTTTGTACCGTGCCCTACACAGTAAATCCATTTCTCTTTCAACATCCTCTGCAGGAAAGATTATACTACAACTGTGTGAAGCTTTGGAACATTTGCAGTCAAAAAGGCTTCTCCATAGAGATATAAAGAGTGACAACATTCTTCTCACAGTGGTAAACAATAAGTACCATCCAATGCTCATCGATTTTGGGAAGGCTATTCGCCTGTCTGTTGCCCCTTCAAAACAGAAGTCCATGACTGCTCACGAGCAAGAAGAGTACAGAAAAAAACATCGACATATAGCACCAGAAATAGTTCTTGGCCAGCCACCATCTTTTGCTTCAGACATGTTTTCACTTGGGATAGTCATGGCAGATGTCAGTGGCAAAGTCAAAATGGaaagttattttttggaaggacaAAGAAAATGCCTGCAACAAGATCCGAAATTAAGATGTACTATTTCATATCTTCTTTCACAACTCAAAACAAATGTGTAA
- the LOC138056243 gene encoding uncharacterized protein, giving the protein MKRKFFEHCQDYVSARTYRQHLDLYYDNGRGQWNRQESSGEESGDLSASEDNWNETASEGYLNDHEAPVVTESFAEASVSEPAFDGVSVNNLEEEDRHLLHGWDDSDSENEFIYHERMPQDILEEVWDLASEDVETDFPQGQSQHPSVVGNNTSLSGQNFKDIVHWLLTFLCLWSSFFTLSDNALEILLSFLRATFDSLGTIFSVVASFAVLFPRSVHLLRKQLGLDKDRFIKYVVCPKCHSLYVFDDCYELVRGKKVTKKCSFVQFPNHRQHFRRMKCDEPLLKEVSLKTGQTKLYPRKVYCYNSVISNLHHFLQRPSFAQKCELWRSRDIPDGFLADIFDGRIWKEWQYVDGQPYLASPGNYAFMLNVDWFQPFKHSLYSLGALYMVLMNLPRSERFKPENVFLVGVIPGPHEPKHNINSYLQPLVAELNALWRDGISVKRHGSTENEKFRAALLCVGCDIPAARKVCGFTGHGSNKGCSKCKKFFLGTVGTKIDFSGFEPCPPRSNNEHRQEAQEILNQTSAGDCSKLEQQYGTRYTELMLLPYFDSVRFHIIDPMHNLFTGTAKHIMKNVWLDSEKPLLEKKDLENIQEKMNKLKVPASVGRMPKKIQNSYGGFTADQWKTFTILFSIYALWNLLPSSDLELWRDFVMACSCLCSPVITETKALLAHSYLLKFCQSFEQIYGKRRVTPNMHLHSHLVDCVLDYGPVYSFWLFSFERYNGILGEYGTNQRAVEIQLMRKCTSSQYVNDLPLPVAFQSMFKPLLNRLDSKQSGSLHDQSLSEQDHMSRDVIQCSLLSTGLIKTSGEFAKSVYMYTCCGPCSRDSIDVDILTHLKKCYTTILDGVDETSVTTQFQRYACCRFNGDLFGSRMSRGDRSSFVLARWCKLGGRIDTSGSDLRPGVIDYFMKQNVYVNGHYVTCILAAVRWFQAHPSRYSLGAPVEVWCKDIFECEGGASFIPVQRIHGKFIPAIDIVSGEHVLVVCPLPRKLQC; this is encoded by the exons ATGAAACGGAAATTTTTCGAACATTGTCAAGACTATGTGTCAGCTAGAACATACAGGCAACATCTTGATCTTTACTATGACAATGGAAGAGGTCAATGGAACAGACAGGAATCTTCCGGTGAAGAAAGTGGTGACCTTTCCGCTTCGGAGGATAATTGGAATGAAACTGCTTCAGAGGGTTACCTCAATGATCACGAAGCACCAGTGGTCACGGAGAGTTTTGCTGAAGCCAGCGTATCTGAACCAG CTTTTGATGGTGTTTCCGTCAACaatcttgaagaagaagatcgtCATCTACTTCATGGTTGGGATGACAGTGATTCAGAGAATGAATTCATTTACCATGAAAGGATGCCGCAGGACATACTTGAAGAAGTATGGGATCTTGCAAGTGAGGATGTTGAAACAGACTTCCCTCAAGGCCAAAGTCAGCATCCTTCAGTAGTTGGTAACAATACATCATTATCAGGTCAAAATTTCAAGGATATTGTTCATTGGCTCCTGACTTTCCTGTGCCTTTGGTCTTCATTTTTTACATTGTCTGACAATGCACTGGAAatccttctttcttttttgagagcAACATTTGATTCTCTGGGCACTATATTTTCAGTTGTTGCAAGTTTTGCTGTCCTGTTCCCAAGATCAGTCCATTTACTGAGGAAGCAACTTGGATTAGACAAAGACAGATTTATAAAATATGTTGTGTGCCCTAAATGTCATTCGTTGTATGTTTTTGATGACTGCTATGAATTAGTTCGTGGGAAGAAAGTTACAAAAAAGTGTAGCTTTGTCCAGTTTCCAAACCACCGCCAACACTTCCGCCGTATGAAGTGTGACGAGCCACTTTTAAAAGAGGTTTCCTTGAAGACTGGTCAAACTAAGCTATATCCAAGGAAAGTGTATTGTTACAACAGTGTCATCAGCAATCTCCATCACTTCCTTCAAAGGCCTAGTTTTGCTCAGAAATGTGAATTATGGAGGAGTAGGGACATCCCAGATGGATTTCTTGCAGACATTTTTGATGGAAGAATATGGAAGGAGTGGCAGTATGTTGATGGACAACCATATTTAGCATCACCTGGGAACTATGCTTTCATGCTTAATGTGGACTGGTTTCAGCCCTTCAAACATTCATTATATAGTCTAGGAGCACTGTATATGGTCCTGATGAACCTTCCCAGAAGTGAAAGGTTCAAACCTGAGAATGTTTTTCTTGTTGGTGTTATCCCTGGACCCCATGAACCAAAGCATAATATCAATTCATACCTTCAGCCCCTAGTTGCTGAACTTAATGCTCTTTGGCGAGATGGAATTAGTGTCAAGAGACATGGCTCTACTGAAAATGAGAAATTCCGTGCGGCACTGCTTTGTGTTGGCTGTGACATCCCAGCAGCAAGAAAGGTTTGTGGATTTACTGGCCATGGCTCAAATAAGGGCTGCTCAAAGTGTAAGAAATTTTTCCTAGGGACAGTTGGTACTAAAATTGATTTTTCAGGATTTGAACCATGTCCTCCAAGGAGCAACAATGAACATCGGCAGGAAGCACAGGAAATTTTGAATCAAACATCAGCAGGTGACTGTTCAAAGCTGGAGCAGCAGTATGGAACAAGGTATACAGAACTGATGTTGTTACCCTATTTTGATAGTGTCCGCTTCCATATTATTGATCCCATGCACAATCTTTTTACCGGGACAGCAAAGCATATTATGAAAAATGTATGGTTAGATTCAGAGAAGCCATTGCTTGAAAAGAAGGACTTGGAAAAcatacaagagaaaatgaacaaGCTAAAAGTTCCAGCCAGTGTGGGGAGGatgccaaaaaaaattcaaaacagttATGGAGGCTTCACAGCGGACCAATGGAAAACATTTACAATTCTATTTTCCATATATGCCTTGTGGAATTTATTGCCAAGCAGTGACTTAGAACTTTGGCGAGATTTTGTGATGGCTTGTTCTTGTCTGTGTTCTCCAGTTATCACAGAAACAAAGGCATTACTGGCTCACTCCTATCTTTTGAAGTTTTGCCAGAGTTTTGAACAGATATATGGGAAGCGTAGAGTAACTCCAAACATGCATCTGCATTCCCATCTTGTAGATTGTGTCTTGGATTATGGACCGGTTTATTCATTTTGGCTGTTTAGTTTTGAACGCTATAATGGCATTCTTGGTGAGTATGGAACCAATCAACGTGCTGTTGAGATTCAGTTAATGCGCAAGTGCACTTCAAGTCAGTATGTGAATGATTTACCTTTGCCAGTTGCATTCCAGAGTATGTTCAAACCTTTGCTCAACAGACTTGACTCAAAACAATCTGGAAGTCTTCACGATCAGTCGTTATCAGAGCAAGACCACATGTCTCGAGATGTTATCCAGTGTAGCCTTCTGTCTACAGGACTCATAAAAACGAGTGGAGAATTTGCAAAAAGTGTCTACATGTACACATGCTGTGGGCCATGCTCAAGAGATTCCATAGATGTAGACATTCTTACCCATCTTAAAAAGTGCTATACTACGATTTTGGATGGGGTGGATGAAACTTCTGTTACAACTCAGTTTCAGCGGTATGCTTGTTGCAGATTCAATGGTGATCTCTTTGGGTCAAGAATGTCAAGAGGAGATAGATCATCCTTTGTGTTGGCAAGATGGTGTAAACTTGGTGGTAGAATTGACACCTCTGGATCTGATTTGAGACCGGGAGTCATTGATTACTTTATGAAACAGAATGTGTATGTCAATGGTCACTATGTAACCTGTATTTTAGCTGCTGTGCGTTGGTTTCAGGCACATCCCTCAAGATACTCCTTAGGAGCTCCAGTTGAGGTCTGGTGTAAAGACATCTTTGAATGCGAAGGGGGAGCAAGCTTTATACCAGTTCAGAGGATTCATGGAAAGTTTATACCAGCAATTGATATTGTCAGTGGTGAGCATGTTCTGGTAGTCTGTCCTCTTCCTCGCAAACTGCAGTGTTAA